The candidate division WOR-3 bacterium genome contains a region encoding:
- a CDS encoding ATP-dependent 6-phosphofructokinase: MKKIGIITPGGDAPGMNTAIATILRFTRNNGETLIGINDGYNGLIKRDFFDFSHIRSDVIMGLSGTILHSTRMPSFEEEKVIKTAGETLIDEGIEGLIVIGGDGSFKGAMAINKHCGIPTVGIPATIDNDVFGTDETIGFDTACNTAIEAINKIKDTAISFERIFVVEVMGKKRGFIALEVGIACGAEAILIPEVEVSISEIVKGLKREREKGQTDAIIVVAEGFPEKEKISSIIEEKTGCSTRRSVLGYIQRGGSPTRRSRMLAVLFASYAYELIKKNPKKPMMVGLKGEKIIKIPLEESVNGYKEIDLKRYELHRLLSNIY, from the coding sequence ATGAAAAAAATAGGAATAATAACACCTGGTGGTGATGCGCCTGGAATGAATACGGCGATTGCAACTATCTTAAGATTTACTAGAAATAATGGGGAAACCCTAATTGGTATTAATGATGGATATAATGGGCTTATAAAAAGAGATTTCTTTGACTTCTCTCACATTCGTTCTGACGTGATTATGGGATTAAGCGGGACAATACTTCACTCTACAAGAATGCCATCTTTTGAGGAAGAAAAAGTAATAAAAACTGCAGGAGAAACTCTAATAGATGAAGGAATAGAAGGGTTAATAGTGATAGGAGGTGACGGTTCTTTTAAAGGAGCAATGGCTATTAATAAACACTGTGGAATTCCAACAGTTGGGATTCCCGCAACTATAGACAACGACGTTTTTGGAACAGATGAGACCATTGGGTTCGATACAGCTTGTAATACTGCTATTGAAGCTATTAATAAAATAAAAGATACAGCTATATCTTTTGAAAGGATTTTTGTAGTAGAAGTAATGGGGAAAAAGAGAGGCTTTATAGCTCTTGAAGTTGGGATTGCTTGTGGTGCAGAAGCTATTTTAATTCCTGAAGTAGAGGTTTCTATCTCAGAGATAGTAAAGGGACTTAAAAGAGAAAGAGAGAAAGGGCAAACGGATGCAATAATAGTTGTAGCTGAAGGCTTTCCAGAGAAAGAAAAGATCTCCTCTATTATAGAAGAAAAAACAGGGTGTTCTACAAGAAGATCAGTTTTAGGGTATATTCAAAGAGGAGGGTCTCCTACAAGAAGAAGCAGAATGTTAGCAGTGCTTTTTGCATCTTACGCTTATGAGTTAATAAAGAAAAACCCAAAAAAGCCTATGATGGTTGGTTTAAAGGGAGAAAAGATTATAAAAATTCCTTTAGAAGAATCGGTTAATGGATACAAAGAAATAGATCTTAAGAGATACGAACTTCATCGGCTTTTATCAAATATATATTAA
- a CDS encoding TonB-dependent receptor translates to MKKLFLIFSSLLPILFFPMGKGEIKGRIVDSETGKPIPFTNIIVVGTPFGTDCKDDGSFHIIDIPPGVYEVQIRSIGYPTLTVKDVRVEIDHTTNLNLTMVSLKMSKSRSLSYVAEKEIIKIDLPGREFYFMGSEIINLPLIYTIEDYLFLYPELEKGKNLSIFLDGNLPLVDPRLKNPILIPPLLGVENIIIQKGGFNVEDGNPGYCVVNIIEKEDKEKYHGEFDFCYNFPYMPHKGNSIYNPLNFHIRPFVDTTDSLCWKGTSVLNEEERDEYVSFEGWVEYAKSKEKEGDTLSPEEWRNLFRYIYRIEGSKELGQLPGSYGNKPGYIMNVGIGGPFLVTKNLLFSIWHLRKIEPFSIPVSRDNYIEDRTSYKSTIYFKPEMKLEFRGFFQNIQTVTNNSKELSFDGKIWAEGGNILKEVAGKNFMYWVDALNPYEIRRYGIGVKYDHLLSSFISYSFSFLYLKSNHFSTPIWESKSSEVYRDTINRISFGNINIPKEVPFGYESFPNGECYYDNLLPLDFIFSTYGRMQKDLSTSRTINFSGDLTAQVNNYHQIKGGFRVEHNLINTEISNGISEERDVIRWKGSPNWGLFYLRDKISYKGVEARIGGRVDYYDWEKPKIKISPRIGFSFPLGKFNKIYLNSGYFYEIPSFEKILGNFYKCEDSTFFKGNSSLDLPRMISYEIGFERILFEQILFSLSGYYIGYTNEVGEGDSTYLIEDSYYKTYRNNILGDLKGFEFSIRKRYGMFFNGSFIYNFRIHSSQQIETSQIKKPNSDLIFLVSFNTPKEWKNLKGGFYLTLLYRRKGGEYFSFDPLADDPFSPEDSKYINNLKWQDEGYWNLLLGKSFILKDFNLNFYFEVKNLFDSKYLNADLCFMSSIDKINYLKSLHLPMYKDERYSSIPNLIGGNDRPGEVNKSYIDRPAIEYLYYTNPRSLSFGIRVDF, encoded by the coding sequence ATGAAAAAATTATTTCTTATATTTTCTTCTTTATTACCCATTCTTTTTTTTCCGATGGGGAAAGGAGAGATAAAAGGTAGAATTGTCGATTCTGAGACTGGTAAACCTATTCCTTTTACTAACATAATAGTGGTTGGAACCCCATTTGGAACCGATTGTAAGGATGATGGTTCCTTTCATATAATTGATATACCTCCTGGAGTTTATGAGGTTCAAATAAGGAGCATTGGTTATCCTACTCTAACAGTGAAAGATGTGAGAGTGGAAATAGATCATACAACAAACTTAAATTTAACTATGGTTTCTCTTAAAATGAGTAAAAGTAGAAGCTTATCTTATGTTGCCGAAAAAGAAATTATCAAAATAGATTTACCTGGAAGAGAATTTTATTTTATGGGTTCTGAGATAATAAACCTACCTTTAATTTATACTATTGAGGATTATCTTTTCCTATACCCAGAATTAGAAAAAGGAAAAAATTTATCTATATTCTTGGATGGAAATCTACCTTTGGTAGACCCAAGATTAAAAAACCCAATATTAATTCCTCCTTTATTGGGAGTTGAAAATATTATTATCCAAAAAGGAGGGTTTAATGTTGAGGATGGGAATCCTGGCTATTGTGTAGTAAATATTATAGAAAAAGAGGATAAAGAGAAATATCATGGAGAATTTGACTTTTGTTACAATTTTCCTTATATGCCTCATAAAGGGAATAGTATTTATAATCCTTTAAATTTTCATATTCGTCCTTTTGTAGATACCACAGATAGTCTTTGTTGGAAAGGGACTTCTGTTTTAAATGAAGAGGAAAGGGATGAATATGTGAGTTTTGAAGGATGGGTTGAATATGCTAAAAGTAAGGAGAAAGAAGGAGATACTCTTTCTCCAGAAGAATGGAGAAATCTATTCAGATATATTTATAGAATAGAGGGTTCAAAAGAATTAGGACAACTCCCTGGTTCTTATGGAAATAAGCCCGGTTACATAATGAATGTTGGGATAGGAGGCCCTTTTCTGGTAACAAAGAATCTTCTTTTTTCTATTTGGCATTTAAGAAAAATAGAGCCCTTTTCTATTCCTGTATCAAGAGATAATTATATTGAAGATAGAACCAGTTATAAAAGCACTATCTATTTTAAACCTGAGATGAAATTAGAGTTTAGAGGGTTTTTCCAAAATATACAGACGGTTACAAATAATTCCAAGGAGTTATCTTTTGATGGTAAAATTTGGGCGGAGGGTGGAAATATTTTAAAAGAAGTAGCGGGAAAGAATTTTATGTACTGGGTGGATGCCCTTAATCCATATGAGATTAGAAGATATGGTATAGGGGTTAAGTATGACCATTTATTAAGTTCTTTTATTTCTTATAGCTTTAGTTTTCTTTATCTAAAATCTAATCATTTTTCAACCCCGATTTGGGAAAGTAAATCCTCAGAGGTTTATAGGGATACGATTAATCGCATTTCTTTCGGTAATATAAATATTCCGAAAGAAGTTCCTTTCGGTTACGAAAGCTTCCCTAATGGAGAGTGTTATTATGATAACCTTTTACCCTTAGATTTTATCTTCAGCACATATGGGAGAATGCAGAAAGATCTCTCTACAAGTAGAACTATAAATTTTTCTGGAGATTTAACTGCACAAGTTAATAATTATCATCAAATTAAAGGGGGTTTTAGGGTAGAACATAATCTTATAAATACAGAAATTTCTAATGGTATTTCAGAAGAAAGAGATGTTATTAGGTGGAAAGGAAGTCCAAATTGGGGGCTCTTTTATCTAAGAGATAAAATTTCTTATAAAGGGGTGGAAGCAAGAATCGGAGGAAGAGTTGATTATTATGATTGGGAAAAGCCAAAAATTAAAATTAGTCCAAGAATAGGGTTTTCTTTTCCTTTAGGGAAATTTAATAAGATATACCTCAATTCGGGCTATTTCTATGAGATTCCTTCTTTTGAAAAAATTCTTGGGAATTTTTATAAATGTGAAGATTCAACTTTTTTTAAGGGGAATTCCTCTCTTGATTTACCTAGGATGATTTCTTATGAGATAGGCTTTGAGAGAATTCTCTTTGAACAAATTCTATTTTCTCTTTCAGGATATTACATAGGTTACACAAATGAAGTTGGGGAAGGCGACTCTACTTATCTAATTGAAGATTCTTATTACAAAACTTATAGAAATAATATTTTGGGGGATTTAAAAGGGTTTGAATTCTCAATAAGAAAAAGATACGGAATGTTTTTTAATGGGAGTTTTATTTATAATTTTAGAATTCACTCATCTCAACAAATAGAAACCTCTCAGATCAAAAAGCCAAACTCGGACCTAATATTCCTTGTCTCTTTTAATACTCCAAAAGAGTGGAAGAATTTAAAGGGAGGATTTTATTTAACTCTCCTTTATAGAAGAAAAGGAGGAGAATATTTTAGTTTTGACCCTCTTGCGGATGATCCTTTTTCCCCAGAAGATTCTAAATACATAAATAACCTTAAATGGCAAGATGAAGGTTATTGGAATTTACTTCTTGGTAAGAGTTTTATCTTAAAAGATTTTAATTTGAATTTCTACTTTGAAGTTAAGAATCTTTTTGATTCAAAATATCTAAACGCCGATCTTTGTTTTATGTCCTCTATAGACAAAATAAACTATTTAAAATCTTTACATCTTCCAATGTATAAAGACGAAAGATACTCATCTATTCCAAACCTTATAGGAGGAAATGACCGACCTGGAGAAGTGAATAAAAGTTATATAGATAGGCCTGCTATTGAGTACTTATACTACACAAATCCTAGAAGTCTTAGTTTTGGAATAAGAGTTGATTTCTGA
- a CDS encoding ABC transporter ATP-binding protein gives MRNLFLLILKYRRRVLLGVFFLLIVDASHMVLPWVLKFVIDDLSSLPLSHSLIFYISIIIALGLAVIILRYLWRVFIIGASRMVERDIRNDFYHRLMSLGARFYNKIEPGDIMARATNDVSAVQEACGFGVVIAADIVFMGLFSILMMTYISKPLTLYTLTISPFVVISTYFFGKKIHIKFEKTQEGFSFLSGKAREFIMGILTIKSYVQEKEAIADFNKVNKDYLEKNVELIRYWTAFRPTIFFLTSIGFLIVLYLGGKDVISGRITLGSFVAFLYYLDLLVWPMIAIGMVVNIIERGTASLKRLNEILNLTPEIKDKGEKEIEKGLIELKNVYFSYDGVPVLKGINIKFEPNKKTAIVGPTGSGKSTIINLLWREFESQGIYIDGKPIQDFSLQKLRSSIGLVPQTPILFSATIRENIAFGIPSAKEEEIINAAKNAEIYNEIMELPMKFDTILGEKGASLSGGQKQRIAIARALILNPKILILDDALSSVDSRTEKRIMENIAEFLKSRTSIVISHRISAVIDADEIIVLDKGVVVERGTHKELTKNKGLYARLYEKQKLEELLE, from the coding sequence ATGAGAAATCTATTTTTACTTATTTTAAAATATAGACGTAGGGTATTATTGGGGGTCTTTTTCCTTTTGATTGTGGATGCCTCCCATATGGTCCTTCCATGGGTTTTAAAGTTTGTGATAGATGACCTAAGTTCATTACCGCTTTCACATTCTTTAATATTTTACATTTCTATAATTATTGCTCTTGGTTTAGCTGTTATAATTCTTAGATATCTTTGGAGAGTTTTTATAATAGGAGCTTCCAGAATGGTAGAGAGAGATATAAGAAATGATTTTTATCATCGTCTTATGTCTCTTGGAGCTCGTTTCTATAATAAGATAGAACCTGGAGATATTATGGCAAGAGCTACAAATGATGTTTCTGCTGTCCAGGAAGCATGCGGTTTTGGAGTTGTGATTGCGGCTGATATTGTATTTATGGGACTTTTTTCGATTCTTATGATGACATATATAAGCAAACCTTTAACATTATACACTTTAACAATAAGTCCTTTTGTTGTGATTTCTACATATTTTTTTGGCAAGAAAATTCATATTAAATTTGAAAAAACACAGGAAGGTTTTTCTTTTTTATCTGGAAAAGCTCGAGAATTTATAATGGGAATTCTTACAATAAAAAGTTATGTCCAGGAAAAAGAAGCGATAGCGGATTTCAACAAAGTAAATAAAGACTACCTCGAAAAGAATGTGGAATTAATAAGATATTGGACGGCTTTTAGACCTACAATTTTCTTCTTAACCTCAATTGGCTTTTTAATTGTTCTCTACCTTGGAGGAAAAGATGTAATAAGCGGAAGAATAACTCTTGGCTCTTTTGTGGCATTTTTGTACTATCTTGATCTTTTGGTATGGCCTATGATTGCAATTGGTATGGTTGTAAATATAATAGAAAGAGGAACCGCGTCTTTAAAAAGATTAAATGAGATATTAAATCTTACTCCGGAAATAAAAGATAAAGGGGAAAAGGAAATTGAAAAAGGTTTGATCGAACTTAAAAATGTTTATTTTAGTTATGATGGAGTTCCTGTCTTAAAAGGAATAAACATAAAGTTTGAGCCAAATAAGAAAACAGCTATTGTAGGACCCACAGGTTCTGGTAAATCAACCATAATTAATCTCTTATGGAGAGAATTTGAGTCTCAAGGAATATATATAGATGGAAAACCTATTCAGGATTTTTCTCTACAAAAGTTAAGAAGCTCCATAGGCTTAGTTCCTCAAACACCAATTCTATTCTCCGCTACAATTAGAGAAAATATAGCTTTTGGTATACCATCTGCTAAAGAAGAAGAGATCATAAATGCTGCGAAGAATGCAGAGATCTATAATGAAATAATGGAACTTCCTATGAAGTTTGATACAATTCTTGGGGAAAAAGGTGCAAGTCTTTCTGGAGGTCAAAAACAACGAATCGCTATAGCAAGGGCTCTTATTCTTAATCCTAAAATATTAATCCTTGATGATGCGCTTTCTTCTGTAGATTCTCGAACAGAAAAAAGAATAATGGAAAATATTGCTGAGTTTTTAAAAAGTAGAACCTCAATTGTTATAAGCCATAGAATATCAGCTGTAATAGATGCGGATGAAATCATTGTTTTGGATAAGGGGGTGGTGGTAGAAAGGGGAACTCACAAGGAATTAACAAAAAACAAAGGCTTATATGCTCGTCTTTATGAAAAACAAAAATTGGAGGAACTTTTAGAATGA
- a CDS encoding 4Fe-4S binding protein — protein sequence MAKVIYDYSKCTGLAHCADACPVDILEGSKNGRWCKPVDEEVENKEALDKYYKEVEPNESSNLVLEFKMPECIECQACVASCPKNAIEVESD from the coding sequence ATGGCTAAAGTAATATACGATTATAGTAAATGCACTGGTCTCGCTCATTGTGCTGATGCCTGCCCTGTAGACATCTTGGAGGGAAGTAAAAACGGTAGATGGTGTAAGCCTGTAGATGAAGAAGTTGAGAACAAAGAGGCTCTTGATAAGTATTATAAAGAAGTAGAACCAAATGAGTCTTCTAATCTTGTATTAGAATTTAAAATGCCAGAGTGTATTGAATGTCAAGCTTGTGTTGCTTCTTGCCCAAAAAATGCGATAGAAGTAGAATCTGATTAA
- a CDS encoding FAD-binding protein: MYDVVIVGAGPSGSTVARLIGNKYKVLLIEKRELIEPMKKDLSSTKSCGGLLSPVTQKIFGRLGFSLPKDVLVEPQLFAVRVIDSARKIERYYERTYINLDRSKFDEWLASMIPLNVEVKFGCKFESYERKDDHLLIKFSDKRNTYIDKTKVLVGADGASSLIRRQVTPKRYLPKTYFAAQEWVKCKNPILPFFSVIFDPEITDYYSWVIPKGEFLIIGAALNPNDKAPGKFLLLKEKLEDFGYRFGDPVKREGAFIFRPLKTKQLSTGEKGVALVGEAGGWISPCSGEGLSYAFGTAVVLSEVLQESLENFEVRYKRRLRKLKRSILSKNIKSHFIFNPFLRKILMKTGIKSIKLYLNPQESSPEIFT; the protein is encoded by the coding sequence ATGTATGATGTGGTTATAGTTGGTGCAGGCCCTTCGGGAAGCACTGTTGCAAGGCTTATTGGAAATAAATATAAGGTCTTATTAATAGAGAAGAGAGAATTAATAGAACCAATGAAAAAAGATCTTTCTTCTACAAAATCTTGCGGAGGTCTACTTTCTCCAGTTACTCAAAAAATATTCGGAAGATTGGGTTTTAGCTTACCGAAAGATGTTCTTGTAGAACCCCAGCTTTTCGCTGTTAGAGTGATAGATTCGGCAAGAAAAATAGAAAGGTATTATGAGAGAACCTATATAAATTTAGATAGAAGTAAGTTTGATGAATGGTTAGCCTCAATGATTCCTTTAAATGTAGAGGTAAAGTTTGGATGTAAGTTTGAATCATATGAAAGAAAGGATGACCATTTATTAATAAAATTTAGCGATAAAAGAAACACTTATATAGATAAAACAAAAGTTTTAGTAGGAGCTGATGGGGCTTCTTCTCTAATTAGAAGACAAGTCACACCAAAACGCTATTTACCAAAAACATATTTTGCTGCCCAAGAATGGGTTAAGTGTAAGAATCCAATTCTTCCCTTTTTCTCTGTAATCTTTGACCCAGAAATAACCGACTATTACTCCTGGGTAATTCCTAAAGGAGAGTTCCTAATAATTGGTGCGGCTCTAAATCCAAACGATAAAGCCCCCGGAAAATTCCTTTTGCTGAAAGAAAAACTTGAAGATTTCGGTTATCGTTTTGGAGATCCTGTTAAAAGAGAAGGCGCTTTCATCTTCCGTCCATTAAAAACGAAACAACTCTCCACTGGCGAAAAGGGAGTTGCTTTAGTAGGAGAAGCAGGAGGATGGATAAGTCCATGTTCTGGAGAAGGACTTAGCTATGCATTTGGAACAGCTGTTGTTCTCTCTGAAGTCCTACAAGAATCCTTAGAAAACTTTGAAGTTCGTTATAAAAGGAGATTGAGAAAACTAAAAAGAAGCATTTTGAGTAAGAATATAAAATCTCACTTTATTTTCAATCCTTTTTTGAGAAAAATATTGATGAAAACCGGAATAAAAAGTATAAAATTATACTTAAACCCTCAAGAATCTTCACCAGAAATTTTTACATAA